The sequence CGAGAACCCTGAGCATCTCGATAAAAGAACTTGTGGATACCGGCGTCGCAAGGAAGCGGTACAGAGGAAGCCGCAAGTGGCGTCCCAGTTGCTCGATCATGTCCTAGCAGCGGATATAACAGCGGATTATGTGTTGATGGACACCTGGTTTACCAATGAGCCCATGATTGCGTGCATCGTGGAGAAAGGGCTTCATGCAATCGGCATGGTCAAGGAATTAAAGCAACGCTATTGCTTGGCAGGGGCATCCTACTCGCTATCCCAACTGCGTTCCCGCTTCGTGGCCAAAAACGGTTCGGAAATCATCGGCTCGATCTGTGTCCAGACCAAGCAAGGCATCCCCGTGAAGCTTGTATTCATTCGCAAC comes from Heliomicrobium gestii and encodes:
- a CDS encoding transposase, whose translation is MASQLLDHVLAADITADYVLMDTWFTNEPMIACIVEKGLHAIGMVKELKQRYCLAGASYSLSQLRSRFVAKNGSEIIGSICVQTKQGIPVKLVFIRNRNNPREWLALLSTDTTLEASEIVRIYGMRWSIEVFFKSTKSL